One genomic region from Argentina anserina chromosome 2, drPotAnse1.1, whole genome shotgun sequence encodes:
- the LOC126784663 gene encoding general transcription and DNA repair factor IIH subunit TFB4 has protein sequence MASVPSKLYADDVSLLMVLLDTNPFFWSSSSLPFSKFLSHVLTFLNSILLLNQLNQVVVIATGYSSCSYIYDSDSAPSQGSDQGRMPALCSNLLQNLEEFVAKDEQLLKEGSAEGIPSSLLSGSLSMALCYIQRVFRSGPQHPHPRILCLQGSSDGPEQYVAIMNAIFSAQRSMVPIDSCYMGSSNSAFLQQASYITGGVYLKPQQPDGLLQYLTTVFATDLHSRAFLQLPKSSGVDFRASCFCHKKTIDTGYICSVCLSIFCKHHKKCSTCGSVFGQAQSEASSKANKKRKASDT, from the exons ATGGCTTCGGTTCCTTCAAAGCTCTATGCCG ATGACGTCAGCCTTCTGATGGTCTTATTAGACACCAACCCCTTCTTCTGGAGCTCATCGTCTCTCCCATTCTCCAAGTTCCTCTCCCAT GTGCTTACATTTTTAAACTCGATTTTACTGCTTAATCAGCTCAACCAAGTGGTGGTCATTGCTACCGGGTACAGTTCATGTAGCTACATCTACGATTCGGATTCGGCGCCGAGCCAGGGCTCTGATCAGGGGAGAATGCCGGCTCTTTGCTCCAACTTGCTGCAGAATCTGGAGGAGTTTGTGGCCAAAGATGAGCAGTTACTGAAGGAAGGCTCGGCCGAAGGGATTCCTTCATCGTTGTTATCGGGGTCGTTGTCAATGGCTTTGTGCT ATATACAGAGAGTTTTTCGATCAGGACCACAGCATCCTCATCCCAGG ATTTTATGCTTACAGGGATCGTCAGATGGTCCTGAGCA ATATGTTGCAATCATGAATGCAATATTTTCTGCACAGCGATCTATG GTTCCTATAGACTCTTGCTATATGGGCTCTAGTAACTCTGCCTTCCTACAGCAG GCTTCATACATTACTGGTGGTGTATATCTGAAGCCCCAACAGCCAGATGGACTGCTTCAGTACCTTACG ACAGTTTTTGCCACTGATTTGCATTCCCGAGCATTTTTACAGCTTCCGAAATCTTCTGGAGTGGATTTTCGTGCTTC GTGCTTTTGCCATAAAAAAACTATAGACACTGGGTACATCTGTTCTGTGTGCTTGTCCATATTCTGCAAGCATCACAAGAAATGTTCAACTTGTGG GTCAGTATTTGGTCAAGCTCAGTCAGAAGCTTCCTCaaaagccaacaaaaaaagaaaggcTTCAGACACCTGA
- the LOC126784659 gene encoding lysM domain-containing GPI-anchored protein 1-like: MRHRKLCYIFFSVLSNVLLLASSKSTIEPCSNSDSCNALLGYKVYTELKVSEVASLFQVDPIAILTANAIDISYPDVENHILPSQLFLKIPILCSCVDGIRKSVSTHYKTRPSDTLASIADEVYSGLVSADQIREANSISDPSVLDVGQTLVVPLPCTCFNGTDNSLPAIYLSYVVTPEDTLAGIAARYTTTLTDLMNVNAMGSSAIKPADILAIPLPACASNFPSYAADYGLIVPNGSYAITASHCLQCSCGPGSLNLYCEPASLAVLCSSMQCKNSNLMVGNITAQQTSAGCNVSSCNYGGFVNGSIITTLSTSLRPRCPGPQQFPPLIAPPTSVIRDTTFAPAPSPQSDGSGTGTPQSTVPSTTSSLLPGLAPIGGPSGSSSAASSLVMPLTNFPSAVLLILCIKFAMVIL, translated from the exons ATGCGGCACCGAAAACTCTGCTACATTTTCTTCTCGGTTCTAAGCAATGTACTTCTCCTGGCATCCTCAAAGTCCACAATCGAGCCTTGCTCGAACTCTGACTCCTGCAACGCGCTCCTCGGCTACAAGGTCTACACCGAACTCAAAGTCTCCGAAGTAGCTTCACTCTTCCAGGTCGACCCAATCGCTATCCTCACCGCCAATGCCATCGACATTTCCTACCCCGACGTCGAGAACCACATCCTCCCGTCCCAGCTCTTCCTCAAAATCCCAATTCTCTGTTCCTGCGTCGACGGCATCCGGAAATCTGTCTCGACCCACTACAAGACAAGACCCTCCGACACGTTAGCCTCCATTGCCGACGAGGTTTACTCGGGGCTGGTGTCTGCGGACCAGATAAGGGAGGCGAACTCGATTTCGGACCCGTCGGTGCTCGACGTGGGGCAGACGCTGGTGGTGCCCTTGCCGTGTACTTGCTTTAATGGGACGGATAATTCGCTGCCGGCGATTTACTTGTCGTATGTTGTGACTCCGGAGGACACGCTGGCGGGGATTGCGGCGAGGTATACGACTACGCTGACGGATTTGATGAATGTCAATGCCATGGGGAGCTCGGCTATTAAGCCTGCTGATATTCTTGCTATCCCTTTGCCCG CCTGTGCATCAAACTTTCCTAGCTATGCTGCAGACTATGGCTTAATTGTGCCCAACGGGAGCTATGCCATTACAGCAAGTCATTGCCTTCAATGCAGTTGTGGTCCTGGGAGTCTCAA TTTGTACTGTGAGCCTGCTTCATTAGCAGTTTTGTGTTCGAGCATGCAATGTAAAAACAGTAACCTCATGGTCGGGAACATTACAGCACAGCAAACTAGTGCTGGTTGCAATGTCAGTTCTTGCAACTATGGTGGTTTTGTGAATGGCTCCATAATCACAAC GTTGTCCACCTCTCTCCGGCCTCGCTGTCCAG GACCTCAACAATTTCCACCACTAATAGCCCCACCAACTTCAGTAATCCGGGACACAACATTTGCACCAGCACCCTCACCGCAGTCCGATGGCTCAGGAACAGGAACACCCCAGTCTACAGTGCCTTCAACAACGTCCAGTTTACTTCCAGGGTTAGCCCCCATAGGTGGTCCTTCTGGGAGTTCTTCCGCTGCGTCCTCCTTGGTTATGCCATTGACCAATTTCCCAAGTGCAGTATTGTTAATCTTGTGCATCAAATTCGCGATGGTCATCTTATGA
- the LOC126784664 gene encoding uncharacterized protein LOC126784664, translating to MGGHGAVEVAKTVIEVADVAWKAMECVDHFHHHHHHHEEEETKAGTISDDELDALRAENRRLRKSLEENLKLLENLTESPSLLNDCPPDLYARLVAAVNSENFVTRIKAIKHKSVDCNHFPFRVATGSDLEEAEIMINVNQKEPSWWVWVTEDMVPGKVEERSGIDNDTYVVVSEEHVVDGVADFMAKCIMANPKAANMKPEELQKIVAKAMVGVSKLEKVLGIWHAGKLFYALSTWGLALAGLYQTRAVLKIAAMGVHTTGKVLMRAM from the exons ATGGGAGGACACGGAGCTGTAGAGGTGGCCAAGACCGTGATCGAGGTCGCTGACGTGGCGTGGAAGGCGATGGAGTGCGTCGACCacttccaccaccaccaccaccaccacgagGAGGAAGAAACCAAGGCCGGCACGATTTCCGACGACGAACTGGACGCGCTGCGAGCCGAGAATAGGCGGCTGAGGAAGTCGCTGGAGGAGAATCTCAAGCTGCTCGAAAACCTAACCGAGTCTCCTTCTCTGTTGAACGATTGCCCTCCTGAC CTGTACGCGCGGCTTGTAGCTGCAGTGAATTCTGAGAACTTCGTGACGAGAATTAAAGCGATTAAGCATAAGTCTGTGGATTGCAATCACTTTCCTTTCAGGGTTGCTACAG GGAGTGATTTGGAGGAAGCTGAGATTATGATCAATGTGAACCAGAAGGAGCCGAGCTGGTGGGTGTGGGTGACAGAGGATATGGTTCCGGGGAAGGTGGAGGAGAGGAGTGGGATTGATAATGATACTTATGTGGTTGTTAGTGAGGAGCATGTGGTGGATGGGGTGGCTGATTTTATGGCTAAGTGTATTATGGCTAACCCGAAAGCTGCG AATATGAAGCCGGAGGAGTTGCAGAAAA TTGTAGCAAAAGCAATGGTTGGTGTGAGTAAATTGGAGAAGGTTTTGGGAATTTGGCATGCTGGGAAGCTGTTTTATGCCCTGTCCACTTGGGGACTTGCTCTAGCCGG GTTGTACCAGACCCGTGCCGTATTAAAGATTGCTGCAATGGGGGTGCATACAACAGGCAAAGTGCTTATGAGGGCAATGTGA
- the LOC126784658 gene encoding uncharacterized protein LOC126784658 produces the protein MAEVVEDSEAPVKKEETSDMESKILEAMRARIPHFKEQSDSLTFVNVRRVLEKHMGLEPSALDAHKVFVKEHLLKCLEGAGEDNTSKSSGQTDDKSLTKGEATGSTEGHQSSKDMKEISADEEKVEDSPASDALTKHKTAKSKTEGSKSSNNKKAPTEAMIKLALAKRGSYIKANIEKLTMGELRRVLEKDLKLETNSLDLYKKFINQQLDEVLESSIAPEPVKNVKKTVKKPQRKPTPEEISEESSGPADSETDEEEDEVKPRKRSAMKVTKKRKILARETNISGKKRIKSLKADSEEKDDAKDGANVSEDEDSRSSAEKPVKKKEVSAPAYGKRVEHLRSVIKACGMSVPPSIYKKVKQVPENKREGHLIKELEDILSREGLSSSPNEKEIKEVKKKKEKAKELEGIDMSNIVMSSRRRSTTSFVPPPKPKIPVDSDSDAGNTDDDNDEEEDEVEDKDDSSSDENHSENDDGDEGSD, from the exons ATGGCGGAGGTGGTGGAAGACAGCGAGGCTCCTGTGAAGAAGGAGGAGACGAGCGATATGGAGTCCAAGATATTGGAGGCTATGAGGGCTCGAATCCCACACTTCAAGGAGCAATCTGA TTCATTGACCTTTGTGAATGTACGAAGAGTATTAGAGAAACACATGGGTTTGGAGCCATCTGCATTGGATGCGCACAAAGTATTTGTCAAGGAACATCTGTTGAAG TGCTTAGAAGGTGCTGGTGAGGACAATACCTCAAAGAGTTCTGGGCAGACTGATGATAAAAGTCTGACTAAAGGAGAAGCAACAGGATCTACTGAAGGGCATCAGTCAAGTAAAGATATGAAGGAAATTAGCGCAGATGAGGAGAAGGTGGAAGACTCTCCTGCATCAGATGCTCTAACAAAGCATAAAACAGCTAAATCAAAAACTGAGGGATCTAAAAGTTCCAATAACAAAAAGGCTCCAACTGAGGCCATGATAAAGCTAGCCCTTGCAAAAAGAGGTTCTTATATCAAAGCTAATATCGA GAAGCTTACCATGGGTGAACTTCGTCGAGTTTTAGAGAAAGATCTTAAACTTGAGACCAATAGTCTTGATCTGTATAAGAAGTTTATAAATCAGCAATTAGATGAG gTTTTAGAATCCTCTATAGCTCCTGAACCTGTCAAAAATGTGAAGAAAACTGTTAAGAAACCTCAGAGAAAACCAACTCCTGAGGAGATTAGTGAAGAGAGCTCTGGTCCTGCAGATAGTGAAactgatgaggaagaagatgaagttAAACCTAGAAAAAGAAGTGCTATGAAAGTTACAAAGAAACGGAAAATATTGGCAAGGGAGACCAACATCTCTGGAAAGAAGCGGATTAAGTCTCTTAAGGCAGACTCAGAGGAAAAAGATGATGCAAAAGACGGTGCAAATGTGTCTGAAGATGAAGATTCTCGTTCATCTGCTGAGAAACCTGTGAAG AAGAAAGAAGTTTCGGCACCTGCATACGGTAAACGGGTGGAGCATCTAAGATCCGTTATCAAAGCTTGTGGAATGAG CGTTCCCCCCTCAATTTACAAGAAAGTCAAGCAGGTGCCGGAAAACAAACGTGAAGGTCACCTGATAAAGGAGTTAGAGGACATACTTAGTCGTGAAGGGCTATCTTCGAGTCCCAATGAGAAAG AAATCAAGGAAgtcaaaaagaagaaggagaaggctAAAGAACTTGAGGGCATTGACATGAGTAATATTGTAATGAGTTCACGTAGAAGGTCTACCACTAGTTTTGTACCTCCTCCCAAGCCCAAAATACCTGTAGATAGTGATTCTGATGCTGGAAATACAGATGATGACAATGATGAGGAAGAGGATGAGGTTGAAGATAAGGATGATAGTAGTAGTGATGAAAACCATAGTGAGAATG ATGACGGCGATGAGGGCAGTGATTAG